One window of Pyrus communis chromosome 12, drPyrComm1.1, whole genome shotgun sequence genomic DNA carries:
- the LOC137710254 gene encoding uncharacterized protein, with amino-acid sequence MDTNPIQRLSSVLLNEFNYLPWSRAISLALGGRGKLPFIQKDDIIPETTAPDYAAWVSQDQLIMSWLLNSMEPKMAEIFSYSVSSHQLWNSVRDMYGDLNNAARVFQLKKDLTELQQGNLSFVQHLGNLKAKWNELDLYRPHTTDTTILLKRVEDDKVFQLLASIGPDYEDLRSHLLMTPELPTLQMACNVIQREEVRKKAMNADMVVGESNFRPSEARAFNFSRPYKGKRPDLKCSHCVKIGRTGIGHIKEKCWILYPELKPKFNDDGRAPRNQMKPAYTPKGNLICDNVSNNVINSSSSPIALINEFANFLQQKQGATNHETPSAMLGKFAGFLEQSNSVSQNDMPGIIATISTALELSRSCDFWIVDSGASDHMTNDASLLNDFQNFSTPSFVSVANGTKDQVSKETIGKGFFLNGLYYVKISSSFQKGYSTSQKGYKCYDSKTRKVCVSRDVRFDETHSFFQMHDDEPQGELSHEVFPTPLFLDDTRLSTPQNEAVEIEPAPESMEEVNEEVILERREPQLEQSPPPRRNPSRNRQPPARLDDFEIYTPRHPSGQMVFHSKSSPSHAVFVTKLSHNSEPRSFEEAHQSPVWRQAMLEELKALDENQTWSIVSLPKGQRVVGARWIYKTKFHSDGNIERHKARLVARGFTQTFGVDYKETFAPVAKMNTVRVLLSVAINSNWSLHQMDVKNAFLHGELE; translated from the exons ATGGATACCAATCCAATTCAACGTTTGAGCTCTGTGCTTCTAAACGAATTCAACTACCTGCCTTGGTCACGAGCTATTTCTCTCGCTCTTGGAGGACGTGGAAAGCTTCCATTCATTCAAAAGGATGACATCATCCCCGAAACAACTGCACCGGATTATGCAGCATGGGTATCCCAAGATCAACTCATCATGTCTTGGCTGTTAAACTCTATGGAACCAAAGATGGCTGAGATTTTCAGCTACTCAGTATCATCTCACCAACTTTGGAATTCCGTACGAGACATGTATGGAGATCTAAACAATGCTGCGCGAGTCTTTCAGCTGAAGAAAGATCTTACGGAATTACAACAGGGAAATCTCTCTTTTGTTCAACATCTTGGCAACTTGAAGGCCAAATGGAATGAATTGGATCTCTACAGACCTCATACCACGGACACAACCATTCTTTTAAAGCGTGTTGAAGACGACAAAGTGTTCCAGTTGCTTGCCAGCATTGGACCAGATTATGAAGACCTCAGAAGCCATCTCTTAATGACACCTGAACTTCCCACTTTACAGATGGCCTGCAACGTTATTCAACGTGAAGAAGTAAGAAAGAAGGCCATGAACGCAGACATGGTTGTTGGAGAATCAAATTTTAGGCCATCAGAAGCAAGAGCCTTCAACTTCTCCAGACCATACAAGGGAAAACGACCAGACTTAAAGTGTTCTCACTGTGTGAAGATAGGTCGTACAGGTATTGGACACATAAAAGAGAAGTGCTGGATTCTTTATCCAGAACTTAAACCTAAGTTCAATGATGATGGAAGAGCACCAAGAAACCAAATGAAGCCTGCCTACACTCCTAAGGGAAATCTTATTTGCGACAATGTCTCCAATAATGTGATAAACTCTTCCTCCAGTCCCATTGCTCTCATAAATGAATTTGCTAACTTCTTGCAACAGAAACAAGGAGCAACAAATCATGAAACTCCTTCAGCCATGCTCGGCAAGTTTGCTGGCTTCCTCGAACAATCAAACTCAGTGTCACAAAATGACATGCCAGGTATTATTGCAACTATCTCCACTGCTTTGGAACTTAGTAGAAGTTGTGATTTTTGGATAGTTGACTCAGGAGCTTCAGATCACATGACTAACGATGCATCTTTACTAAATGATTTTCAAAACTTCTCCACTCCTTCTTTTGTCTCCGTAGCTAATGGCACCAAA GACCAAGTTTCGAAGGAAACGATTGGTAAAGGGTTCTTCCTCAATGGACTGTACTATGTCAAaatctcttcaagtttccaaaaaG GTTACTCAACTTCCCAAAAGGGATACAAATGCTACGACTCTAAGACCAGAAAGGTATGTGTATCCAGGGATGTGCGTTTTGATGAAACTCACTCTTTCTTTCAAATGCATGATGATGAACCTCAGGGGGAGCTCTCACATGAAGTGTTCCCTACCCCTCTCTTTCTTGATGATACAAGGCTGTCAACACCGCAAAATGAAGCTGTTGAGATAGAGCCAGCTCCTGAAAGTATGGAAGAAGTCAATGAAGAAGTCATTCTCGAAAGGAGAGAGCCTCAACTTGAACAATCTCCTCCTCCACGAAGGAATCCTTCTCGAAACAGACAACCTCCAGCCAGGCTTGATGATTTTGAAATCTACACGCCTAGACATCCTAGTGGACAAATGGTTTTTCATAGCAAGAGCTCTCCATCTCATGCTGTCTTTGTAACCAAGTTATCCCACAATTCTGAGCCTCGATCATTCGAAGAGGCACACCAATCTCCTGTATGGAGGCAAGCCATGCTTGAAGAACTGAAGGCACTTGATGAAAATCAAACTTGGAGCATTGTTTCTCTGCCAAAAGGTCAACGTGTGGTTGGGGCAAGATGGATTTATAAGACAAAATTTCACTCAGATGGAAACATAGAGCGGCACAAGGCAAGGTTAGTTGCAAGGGGCTTCACACAAACCTTCGGAGTAGATTACAAAGAAACCTTTGCTCCTGTGGCAAAGATGAACACGGTTAGAGTACTTCTTTCGGTGGCCATCAATTCAAACTGGTCtctacatcaaatggatgtaaaaaatgcCTTCCTACATGGAGAGTTAGAATAA
- the LOC137710255 gene encoding uncharacterized mitochondrial protein AtMg00810-like: MRLPPGHEREKEQGIACKLHKAIYGLKQSPRAWYSKLSSVLMSSGFKRSNADSSMFTRIGTHGRLVVLVYVDDLIVTGDNPEEIAALKATLHSTFKIKDLGRLRYFLGIEMDQSPTGLFLTQQKYVLDLLEEANMVHCKPAKTPLPTNFKDETSGIQLENASEYQRLVGKLIYLTITRPDIAYAVSFVSQFMHSPSSHHLQLVKRILRYLKSSISTGIFMQNNGHFTIEGYTDSDWAGNVLDRKSTTGYCTLVGGNLVTWKSKKQSVVARSSAEAEYRAMASTACELIWLKRLLHDLEIISSKPILLHCDNQAAMHIAANPVFHERTKHIEVDCHFVRNQVQSKLLQTVFVRSSDQLADVFTKLLPSAQLDRLLFKLGSRRTLDPA; encoded by the coding sequence ATGCGACTACCACCTGGTCATGAACGAGAGAAGGAACAAGGAATAGCCTGCAAGCTTCACAAGGCTATTTACGGTCTCAAGCAATCTCCCAGGGCTTGGTACTCAAAACTTAGTTCTGTCCTTATGTCATCTGGCTTTAAACGAAGCAATGCAGATTCTTCAATGTTCACTAGGATTGGTACGCATGGAAGATTGGTGGTActtgtttatgttgatgatcttattGTCACGGGAGACAATCCAGAAGAAATAGCTGCTCTCAAAGCCACATTACATTCAACATTCAAAATCAAAGATCTTGGCAGACTTCGCTACTTTCTTGGAATCGAAATGGATCAATCTCCCACTGGTTTGTTTCTAACTCAACAAAAGTACGTTCTAGATCTTTTAGAAGAAGCAAATATGGTGCATTGCAAGCCTGCCAAAACACCACTACCAACAAATTTCAAGGATGAAACCTCAGGCATCCAACTTGAAAATGCATCGGAGTATCAAAGGTTGGTAGGAAAACTTATCTATTTGACTATAACCCGACCTGACATTGCTTATGCTGTTAGCTTTGTAAGCCAGTTCATGCATTCTCCCTCATCTCATCATTTACAACTAGTTAAAAGGATCCTTCGATACTTGAAAAGCTCAATATCTACTGGGATTTTCATGCAAAACAACGGACACTTCACCATTGAAGGATACACAGACTCTGATTGGGCAGGCAATGTCCTTGATCGCAAATCCACAACTGGTTACTGCACTCTTGTTGGTGGTAACCTCGTTACGTGGAAGAGCAAAAAGCAATCTGTTGTAGCTCGGTCAAGCGCAGAAGCTGAGTACCGTGCAATGGCATCGACTGCATGCGAATTAATTTGGCTAAAAAGGTTGCTACATGATCTTGAAATCATCTCCTCCAAACCAATTCTTCTTCattgtgacaatcaagcagcaATGCATATTGCTGCCAACCCCGTTTTCCATGAACGCACAAAGCACATTGAGGTTGACTGTCATTTCGTTCGCAACCAAGTTCAGTCCAAGCTATTACAAACTGTATTTGTTCGTTCCAGTGATCAACTTGCCGATGTGTTCACCAAGCTTCTGCCTTCTGCACAACTTGATCGTCTTCTCTTCAAGCTTGGATCCAGAAGAACTctcgatccagcttga
- the LOC137710677 gene encoding probable inactive receptor kinase At1g48480, whose amino-acid sequence MHSPSQRLSLFLFSLLVLLPIARPDLASDRAALLALRSAVGGRTLLWDVSQTSPCLWAGVNCENNRVTVLRLPGVALSGIIPSGIFGNLTSLRTLSLRLNALRGPLPSDLSACVTLRNLYLQGNLFSGEIPEFVFSLHDLVRLNLASNNFSGEISLGFNNLTRLRTLYLESNKLSGAIPELKLPNLDQFNVSNNLLNGSVPKQLQSYSSSSFQGNSLCGRPLAACPGDGGGAAKPAIGGDININDHHKKRKLSGGAIAGIVIGSVLAFFVIVMLLILFCRKKKSKKTSSVDIATVKHREVEIPGEKLPAEAENGGYGNGHSVADAASAAMVGNGKSEAGGASGAKKLAFFGNAARVFDLEDLLRASAEVLGKGTFGTAYKAVLEAGTVVAVKRLKDVTISESEFKEKIEAVGAKDHENLVPLRAYYFSRDEKLLVYDYMPMGSLSALLHGNKGAGRTPLNWEIRSGIALGAARGIEYLHSQGHTVSHGNIKSSNILLTKSYEARVSDFGLAHLVGPSSTPNRVAGYRAPEVTDPRKVSQKADVYSFGVLLLELLTGKPPTHALLNEEGVDLPRWVQSIVKEEWTSEVFDLELLRYQNVEEEMVQLLQLAIDCSAQYPDKRPSISEVTRRIEELRRSSLQDEQPEVVHDLDDVSSR is encoded by the exons ATGCATTCCCCAAGCCAAAGGCTGtcccttttcctcttctccCTGCTGGTTTTGCTCCCCATTGCAAGACCAGATCTGGCTTCTGACCGCGCCGCTCTGCTAGCCCTGCGCTCCGCCGTCGGCGGCCGAACTCTGCTCTGGGATGTGAGCCAGACCAGCCCATGTTTGTGGGCAGGCGTCAACTGTGAGAATAACCGCGTCACGGTGCTTCGTCTTCCCGGCGTGGCTCTCTCCGGCATAATCCCCAGTGGCATTTTCGGAAATCTGACTAGTCTCCGCACTCTCAGTCTCCGTCTCAACGCTTTAAGAGGTCCTCTGCCTTCAGATCTCTCTGCCTGCGTTACTCTTCGTAACCTTTACTTGCAGGGCAATCTTTTCTCCGGCGAAATCCCGGAGTTTGTGTTCAGTCTGCACGACTTGGTCCGGCTGAACTTGGCCTCCAACAATTTTTCCGGTGAGATCTCTCTGGGTTTCAACAATCTCACCAGGCTCAGGACTTTGTATCTCGAAAGCAACAAGCTTTCGGGGGCGATCCCGGAGCTGAAGCTGCCCAATCTCGACCAGTTCAATGTATCCAACAATTTGCTAAACGGGTCTGTTCCAAAACAGTTGCAGTCTTACTCTTCGAGCTCGTTTCAGGGTAATTCTCTATGCGGGCGTCCCCTTGCTGCTTGTCCTGGAGACGGTGGCGGAGCTGCCAAGCCTGCCATAGGAGGAGATATAAACATCAATGACCACCACAAAAAGAGAAAGCTTTCCGGTGGTGCTATTGCCGGTATTGTGATCGGATCTGTGCTGGCTTTTTTCGTGATTGTTATGCTTTTGATCCTTTTCTGCCGAAAGAAGAAGAGCAAGAAGACGAGCTCCGTCGACATTGCCACCGTGAAGCACCGGGAAGTCGAGATTCCTGGCGAGAAGCTGCCTGCGGAGGCTGAGAATGGAGGATATGGAAATGGGCATTCGGTGGCGGATGCTGCCTCCGCGGCGATGGTGGGGAATGGCAAAAGTGAAGCCGGTGGCGCTAGTGGTGCTAAAAAGCTGGCGTTTTTTGGCAATGCGGCGAGGGTGTTTGATCTGGAGGACCTGTTGAGAGCTTCGGCGGAGGTTTTGGGGAAGGGGACTTTCGGGACAGCGTACAAAGCGGTTCTGGAGGCTGGGACTGTGGTGGCTGTGAAGAGGCTGAAGGACGTGACGATTTCGGAGAGCGAGTTTAAGGAAAAGATTGAGGCTGTGGGAGCGAAGGATCATGAGAATTTGGTGCCTCTGAGGGCATATTATTTCAGCAGAGATGAGAAGCTTCTTGTCTATGATTACATGCCTATGGGAAGCTTATCTGCACTTTTGCATG GAAACAAAGGAGCAGGTAGGACTCCATTGAATTGGGAAATCAGGTCCGGCATTGCCCTTGGAGCTGCCCGTGGAATTGAATACCTACACTCTCAAGGTCATACTGTCTCCCACGGAAACATAAAGTCTTCCAACATCCTGCTCACAAAGTCCTATGAAGCTCGGGTTTCTGATTTTGGCCTAGCGCACCTTGTTGGCCCCTCATCCACTCCCAACCGAGTTGCTGGCTACCGGGCACCGGAGGTTACTGATCCTCGCAAGGTATCCCAAAAGGCCGATGTTTATAGCTTTGGGGTGTTGCTCCTGGAGCTACTCACCGGGAAGCCCCCAACGCATGCCCTCTTGAATGAGGAAGGAGTTGACCTCCCAAGATGGGTTCAGTCCATAGTCAAAGAGGAGTGGACTTCAGAGGTTTTCGATCTTGAGCTCCTCAGGTACCAGAATGTAGAGGAGGAGATGGTTCAGCTCTTGCAACTTGCAATAGATTGTTCAGCCCAGTACCCTGACAAACGCCCTTCAATCTCCGAAGTGACAAGGCGCATTGAGGAGCTACGTCGTTCTAGCTTGCAAGATGAGCAGCCCGAGGTTGTCCATGATTTAGACGATGTGTCTTCTCGATGA
- the LOC137711021 gene encoding large ribosomal subunit protein eL42, translating into MVNVPKTKKTYCKSKECKKHTLHKVTQYKKGKDSLAAQGKRRYDRKQSGYGGQTKPVFHKKAKTTKKIVLRLQCQGCKHVSQHPIKRCKHFEIGGDKKGKGTSLF; encoded by the exons ATg GTGAACGTTCCGAAAACAAAGAAGACCTACTGCAAGAGCAAGGAGTGCAAAAAGCACACCTTGCACAAGGTTACCCAATACAAGAAAGGAAAGGATAGCCTTGCCGCTCAGGGAAAGAGGCGTTATGATCGTAAGCAGTCAGGTTATGGAGGGCAGACCAAACCAGTGTTCCACAAGAAG GCAAAAACGACCAAGAAGATTGTTCTGAGGCTCCAATGCCAGGGTTGCAAGCATGTGTCCCAGCACCCGATCAAG AGGTGCAAGCATTTTGAGATTGGGGGAGACAAGAAGGGGAAGGGAACCTCTCTTTTCTAA